The following proteins are co-located in the Gigantopelta aegis isolate Gae_Host chromosome 5, Gae_host_genome, whole genome shotgun sequence genome:
- the LOC121373191 gene encoding dnaJ homolog subfamily A member 1-like, with protein MVKETAYYDILGVKPRATPDEIKKAYRKLALKFHPDKNPDDPNTFKQISMAYEVLSDAKKREVYDRGGEEAIKGGGSSGGGFHSPMDIFDMFFHSGGNRGRGRQKHKDVIHPVSVTLEELYKGSTRKLALQKKVICPKCDGQGGKDVEKCGPCRGTGTKVIIQQLGIGIVQQMQTMCSDCQGEGEKISPKNRCKNCQGHKTIKERKILEVHIDPGMKDGQQVCFTGEGDQEPGLEPGDVIIVLEEQRHAVFKRKGHDLIMTMEIELVEALCGFHKQIETLDKRILSVKSFPGEVIPHGTIKCILNEGMPHYRNIIEKGRLIIQFHVNFPPDNFQPADKLEKLEKLLPARPDVIEPDDCEICTLSVMDPEEEQRRHRGEAYDSDDETRGQRVQCAQH; from the exons ATGGTGAAAGAAACTGCTTACTACGACATCCTTGGAGTGAAACCTCGTGCTACCCCAGATGAGATCAAAAAGGCATATAGAAAGCTTGCTTTAAAATTTCACCCCGACAAAAACCCAGATGATCCGAACACG ttcaAACAGATCAGCATGGCATACGAAGTTCTGTCCGACGCAAAGAAGCGAGAGGTGTATGACAGAGGAGGGGAGGAGGCCATCAAGGGTGGGGGGTCATCCGGCGGGGGTTTCCACTCACCCATGGACATCTTTGATATGTTTTTTCACAGCGGGGGGAACCGGGGCAGGGGCCGGCAGAAACATAAGGACGTGATACACCCAGTGAGTGTGACACTGGAAGAGCTGTATAAGGGGTCAACACGCAAACTGGCCCTGCAGAAGAAAGTCATATGTCCCAAGTGTGATG GTCAGGGAGGTAAGGATGTCGAGAAGTGCGGTCCGTGTCGCGGTACCGGCACCAAGGTGATCATACAGCAGCTTGGCATCGGGATTGTCCAGCAGATGCAGACCATGTGTTCAGACTGCCAGGGCGAGGGAGAGAAGATCAGTCCGAAAAACCGCTGCAAGAACTGTCAGGGTCATAAGACAATTAAGGAAAGGAAAATCTTGGAAGTTCACATCGATCCTG GTATGAAAGATGGACAACAGGTGTGTTTTACCGGGGAGGGAGATCAAGAGCCGGGGCTTGAACCGGGGGACGTGATCATCGTGTTAGAGGAGCAGCGTCACGCCGTGTTCAAGCGGAAAGGTCACGACCTCATCATGACCATGGAGATTGAGCTAGTTGAGGCTCTCTGCGGCTTCCACAAACAGATAGAGACACTGGATAAACGTATATTGTCAGTAAAATCTTTCCCAG GTGAAGTGATACCCCACGGTACCATCAAGTGTATATTGAACGAAGGCATGCCACACTATCGAAACATCATAGAAAAGGGTCGGCTCATCATACAGTTTCACGTGAATTTCCCACCGGACAATTTCCAACCGGCTGACAAACTTGAAAAGCTGGAGAAGTTGTTACCTGCGCGACCAGATGTGATTGAGCCGGATGACTGTGAAATATGTACACTGTCTGTGATGGACCCAGAGGAAGAGCAACGGAGGCATCGTGGCGAGGCATACGACTCGGACGATGAAACACGTGGACAGAGAGTCCAGTGTGCGCAGCATTAA